The DNA sequence AAGATCTAGAATTTACCAAAGGCCTTAGTGAAATAGAAGAGCCCGATATCTGGCTTAAATCTTTGGCAAACGAAACCCAGTTGTGGATAGATGTTGGTGAGCCTACTCCAGAGCGGATAAAAAAAGCGACTCGGTCGGCTAAAGTGGCCAAGGTATATACCTTTAATGCCAAATCAGATACTTGGTGGCAGCAAACAGCGAACAAAATTAGTCAGTTAGATGTCCAGGTTTGGCAATTTGACTGGCAAGAAATTAGCACCTTAGCGTCGTTTGTGACGCGTACTATGGACTTATCAGTCACCATTACCGAAGAGTCAGCCTATGTGACCTTAGGCGACAATGAAGTTGAGATGCATTGGCGTAGCTTAAAGTAGAAACAAGAAGGGAAGCTTTCGCTTCCTTTTACTATGCGCAACACTTTTTATATTTTTTACCGCTACCGCAACTACAGGGGTCATTACGGTTCGGTTTTTTGTCAAAGGTGGCCGTGATTGGCTTGCTTATGACGACGTCTAACTCTTGAATATTTTCTTCAGCAGTGTCATCTACGGTAATGTTAACCACTAGCTGATGCTCAGCCGCCACCGATGCTAATTCTTGTTTACGTTGCTCTGAGGTTACAGTTAATTTCAGAGGCAGTTCAGCTGAACCAGGTTTCACAGCACGTTTAGTGTTAAAACCGAAACTCTCATGCTTAGGCTTTTTCTCAATACGGCCTTTATAAAAAAACTTAGACATGCGGATCCTCATTAAACGAAATACAGCGCATGCTTATACAGCAATTTTTCACATAAATAAACCCGATTATCACGGCGCTAAGCCTTAACTAAGCTCAAATATCTTTACCGTATGAGCGCAGGTTAGCGGCCATGGTGCCAGCGACTGTTTTAAAGGCTTTTACCCGTTCGGTGGAAAGGTTTTCTAGCATCGTATTGTGAATGTCTAGTTGTGTATCGCGGATAAGGCTGGCCAGTTTAATTCCGTCGGTGGTCAGTGCGAGAAACTGACTTCGTCGGTCCTCTGGGTTTGCGCTCTTAGTTAACCACTCCTTATCTATCATCTCTTTAATTAAACGGGCTACTTGTGCTTTATCTCTAGCAAGAAACTGAACGATGTCGTTGGCTGTACAACGTTGGTTGCGTTCGATGAAAGATAAACACCTAACATGCATCGAATTTAAGCCAAGTTCACTGGCTTTTAGAGTAGCGCGCATTGCTAAGCGGTATGAATGCACAACACCAAAAACAATGTCTGAAATATCATCTTGTTCCATAAATTTACCAATGTTTGTTGGTTGACAATGTCAACCACGTTGAATTATAGTAGACTTTATCAACATAAGTGTCGTTAATCAAGATCAATAGGAGTGACTCAGTGAAGCCGAAAAAGCCCATTATGCGTTTAACAAAGATATCTTCGATCATCGAGTTGTCACCTCATTTACGCCGCTTTGTTCTATCTGGTGACAGTTTATCTGACTTTCCGGTAGGCCTTGAAGGGTCCTATGTAAAAGTGGTTTTTCAAGAACCGGGCAAATCTGAAAAAACTATGCGTTCGTATACTATTCGCGCGTTTAATCCCAATACCCTAGAGCTTGCGTTAGATTTTGTAATTAATCGCCATAAGGGACCAGCCACCAACTGGGCGAAAAGCGCAACAGTGGGTGACCATGTGACTATCGCAGGTCCTGGCCCTTTAAAATTGACCAACTATAGCCACCACAGCTATTTGTTAGTCGGTGATCTTACATCTGTTAATGCCATCAACGGCTACATACCAAGGTTTAAGCCCGGCGCCAGTGTAAAAGCCATCATATCCGTACCCAGCCGTAACGATATCATCGACATGGATTATGACGACGCCTTAAATACACAATGGTTTATTGAAGATGAAAACAAGCTAAGCTTAGAGCAGATTGTGTTACAAACAGCGCAAACCATGGCAAAGGATACCCAAGTATTTTTAGGCTTAGAAGCGACCATCATCCGTGCGCTTAGGCCAAAGCTTCAACAAGACATCGGTTTCAATAGGCTAAACGTCTCGGCGGTGGGTTATTGGAAACGAGGCCTCGATGCTGACCGCTTTGGCGCCCATAAGAAAGCGAATCCGCTATAAAATTATTAAGCAACGCTACTCGCTAACAGCTGATACAATGTGAATGGTTCAGAGGTGAACACTGCAGGCCTCGGCGTTGCTTAAGACCTGCTCGTAAGGCGGCTGGTTGGACATTAAAATACTATACACCCTCTATTAGCCAACACTTAATTAACAGCCTAGCGCAGGGATGACAATGATTAGACACATACTACTTATACAGTTAATGCCCTCAGCCAATGAATCACAAATAGAAGAACTCAAACGGCTATTTGAATCAATGCCAGACAAGATAGCAGGCGTTGTTTCCGTAGAGTGGGGGCTTAACAACAGCCCCGAACAAAAAAACCAAGGCTATACCCATGCGGTGTTGATGAGCTTTGCGGACGAAGATGCACGACAGCGCTATTTGCCTCACCCTGAACATGAGATACTAAAAGACCTATTTAGGCCGCTATTAGCAGATATAATTGTGTTCGATTACAGTTTGTAAGTATTGATGAGCCTGTGTCACCCATAGCTAGAGAGAGTTAAATGAAGTGTTTTTGCTGCGATAACCAAGTAGCCAGTAATCAGCTTTATGTGGTTAAAACTAAAAATTACTGTAAGCCATGTTGTTCAGGCTTATTTGGTGAGGACATGCTCAATAGTCCCAACCCCAAGTACCAAGGTAAAACGGGCAACCTGCTATCACATTTCACCGTATTTGTGCTGCTAATCACAGGGCTATGGGTATTGGTGTTACTGTATGAATTGGGGGCGTCTGCGCTTCGCTTTTTTAGAACAAAAATAGCGAGAAAAAACGGCAATAGAAAAAGCTAAGACCCAATAAACGCCATGAGTATTAGCTATGGCGAGTACTTTTTTAATTGAACGACAATCTAAGGGCTGACCATGAGAATAACAATATCGCCTATTGCTAAGGTTTCTAAATGGCTGTGCCTACTGGTAGCCTTAGCATCACCTTCAGTATTTGCCGAAACTACCCAGCAACATATTCATGAAATGTCACATCATGTAATGCCCTTTGCCATGTCTGAAACTACCCATGTCTTTACGATGACAGAACAAGGCGGTGTCATGAGTGTTATTGCAAAAGATGCTAGCGCTAGTGATCAAGTGTCGTTAATCCAGCGGCATCTAACACATCAAGCCAAGCTGTTTAGTCAGGGAGACTACTCAGCACCTGCAAGCTTACATGGCGATACCATGCCCGGGCTGAAAACCTTGCAACAGCGAGCCAGCGAACTAAGGGTTTTGTACACTGCTACCCCTGAAGGCGCTAACATTGAGTTTAAAACCACTGACCTTACACTGATAACTGCTATCCACCGCTGGTTTGGTGCTCAGTTGTCAGAGCATGGGGCTGACGCTAGGGCCGAGTAATCCTTGTCTGTTCAACCTAAAAGGGTTTTGTAACACATAGTTCGTACTAGGCTGTTTGATTAAGGTATCAACCCA is a window from the Agarivorans sp. TSD2052 genome containing:
- a CDS encoding YaeQ family protein encodes the protein MALKPTIYKLRISLSDLNRNYYDTLSLTIAQHPSETLERMMARTMAFCLSAEQDLEFTKGLSEIEEPDIWLKSLANETQLWIDVGEPTPERIKKATRSAKVAKVYTFNAKSDTWWQQTANKISQLDVQVWQFDWQEISTLASFVTRTMDLSVTITEESAYVTLGDNEVEMHWRSLK
- a CDS encoding MarR family winged helix-turn-helix transcriptional regulator, with product MEQDDISDIVFGVVHSYRLAMRATLKASELGLNSMHVRCLSFIERNQRCTANDIVQFLARDKAQVARLIKEMIDKEWLTKSANPEDRRSQFLALTTDGIKLASLIRDTQLDIHNTMLENLSTERVKAFKTVAGTMAANLRSYGKDI
- a CDS encoding siderophore-interacting protein, coding for MKPKKPIMRLTKISSIIELSPHLRRFVLSGDSLSDFPVGLEGSYVKVVFQEPGKSEKTMRSYTIRAFNPNTLELALDFVINRHKGPATNWAKSATVGDHVTIAGPGPLKLTNYSHHSYLLVGDLTSVNAINGYIPRFKPGASVKAIISVPSRNDIIDMDYDDALNTQWFIEDENKLSLEQIVLQTAQTMAKDTQVFLGLEATIIRALRPKLQQDIGFNRLNVSAVGYWKRGLDADRFGAHKKANPL
- a CDS encoding PBPRA1643 family SWIM/SEC-C metal-binding motif protein — encoded protein: MSKFFYKGRIEKKPKHESFGFNTKRAVKPGSAELPLKLTVTSEQRKQELASVAAEHQLVVNITVDDTAEENIQELDVVISKPITATFDKKPNRNDPCSCGSGKKYKKCCA
- a CDS encoding Dabb family protein encodes the protein MIRHILLIQLMPSANESQIEELKRLFESMPDKIAGVVSVEWGLNNSPEQKNQGYTHAVLMSFADEDARQRYLPHPEHEILKDLFRPLLADIIVFDYSL